In Streptomyces dangxiongensis, one DNA window encodes the following:
- a CDS encoding NAD-dependent protein deacetylase, giving the protein MRMRPTLSWTPAEDLPAGTTDLEPVADALSAGRVLVLSGAGISTESGIPDYRGEGGSLSRHTPMTYQDFTADAGARRRYWARSHLGWRTFGSAGPNAGHRAVAAFGRHGLLSGVITQNVDGLHQAAGSESVVELHGSLDRVVCLSCGTLSPRRELARRLEEANPGFEPVAAGINPDGDADLTDEQVGDFRVLPCTVCGGVLKPDVVFFGEAVPPRRVEHCRELVRAAASLLVLGSSLTVMSGLRFVRQAAGAGKPVLIVNRDATRGDRHALTRVALPLGTALTTVAGRLGLPVDGRTTA; this is encoded by the coding sequence ATGCGCATGCGCCCCACTCTGAGCTGGACGCCCGCCGAGGACCTGCCCGCGGGCACCACGGACCTGGAGCCGGTCGCCGACGCGCTGAGCGCGGGCCGTGTGCTGGTGCTCAGCGGGGCCGGCATCTCCACGGAGTCGGGCATCCCCGACTACCGGGGCGAGGGCGGGAGCCTCAGCCGGCACACCCCGATGACCTACCAGGACTTCACCGCCGATGCCGGGGCCCGGCGCCGGTACTGGGCGCGCAGCCACCTCGGCTGGCGCACGTTCGGCAGCGCCGGGCCCAACGCCGGGCACCGGGCCGTGGCGGCCTTCGGGCGGCACGGCCTGCTCTCGGGCGTGATCACCCAGAACGTCGACGGCCTGCACCAGGCCGCCGGCAGCGAGAGCGTCGTGGAACTCCACGGCAGCCTGGACCGGGTCGTCTGCCTCTCCTGCGGCACCCTCAGCCCGCGCCGCGAACTCGCCCGGCGGCTGGAGGAGGCCAACCCGGGCTTCGAGCCCGTGGCCGCCGGGATCAACCCGGACGGTGACGCCGACCTCACCGACGAACAGGTCGGCGACTTCCGGGTGCTGCCCTGCACGGTCTGCGGGGGCGTCCTCAAACCGGACGTGGTGTTCTTCGGCGAGGCGGTTCCACCGCGGCGGGTGGAGCACTGCCGTGAGCTGGTCCGGGCGGCGGCCTCGCTGCTGGTCCTGGGATCCTCGCTCACGGTGATGTCGGGGCTCCGGTTCGTCCGCCAGGCGGCCGGGGCCGGGAAGCCGGTGCTGATCGTCAACCGGGACGCGACCCGTGGGGACCGGCACGCCCTCACCCGGGTCGCACTGCCCCTGGGAACCGCCCTCACCACCGTGGCCGGCCGGCTGGGCCTGCCCGTCGACGGCCGGACGACGGCCTGA
- a CDS encoding poly-gamma-glutamate hydrolase family protein — protein sequence MVFAGATDPVNGDDPANIVNRTRTGAGAQMELSTALRRAMFGDFSGAAERRTTAGVPSADSPYADHFWNGFVGAVREAIRNHELGLDSL from the coding sequence GTGGTCTTCGCGGGCGCCACGGACCCCGTCAACGGCGACGACCCGGCCAACATCGTCAACCGCACCCGGACCGGCGCCGGCGCCCAGATGGAGCTGTCCACGGCGCTGCGCAGGGCGATGTTCGGTGACTTCTCCGGCGCCGCCGAGCGCAGGACGACGGCCGGTGTGCCGAGCGCCGACAGCCCCTACGCCGACCACTTCTGGAACGGTTTCGTGGGCGCCGTGCGCGAGGCGATCAGGAACCACGAGCTGGGCCTCGACTCCCTCTAG
- the tsaD gene encoding tRNA (adenosine(37)-N6)-threonylcarbamoyltransferase complex transferase subunit TsaD has product MTDEPLVLGIETSCDETGVGIVRGTTLLADAVASSVDEHARFGGVVPEVASRAHLEAMVPTIDRALKEAGVRARDLDGIAVTAGPGLAGALLVGVSAAKAYAYALGKPLYGVNHLASHICVDQLEHGPLPEPTMALLVSGGHSSLLLSSDITSDVRPMGATIDDAAGEAFDKIARVLNLGFPGGPVIDRYAKEGDPRAIAFPRGLTGPRDPAYDFSFSGLKTAVARWIEARRAAGEDVPVRDVAASFQEAVVDVLTRKAVRACKDEGVDHLMIGGGVAANSRLRALALERCEAAGIRLRVPRPKLCTDNGAMVAALGAEMVARNRVPSAWDLSADSSLPVTEPHVPGHDHVHEVSKENLYS; this is encoded by the coding sequence ATGACTGACGAACCACTCGTCCTCGGCATCGAGACCTCCTGCGACGAGACCGGCGTCGGCATCGTCCGCGGCACCACCCTGCTGGCGGACGCCGTCGCCTCCAGCGTCGACGAGCACGCCCGCTTCGGGGGCGTCGTGCCCGAGGTGGCGTCCCGGGCACACCTGGAGGCGATGGTCCCCACCATCGACCGCGCGCTGAAGGAGGCGGGGGTCCGCGCCCGCGACCTCGACGGCATCGCGGTCACCGCCGGACCCGGGCTCGCGGGCGCGCTGCTCGTCGGCGTGTCGGCGGCCAAGGCGTACGCCTACGCCCTCGGCAAGCCCCTGTACGGCGTCAACCACCTCGCCTCGCACATCTGCGTGGACCAGCTAGAGCACGGCCCGCTGCCCGAGCCGACGATGGCCCTGCTGGTCTCCGGCGGCCACTCCTCGCTGCTGCTGTCCTCGGACATCACCTCCGACGTCCGCCCGATGGGCGCGACCATCGACGACGCGGCCGGCGAGGCCTTCGACAAGATCGCCCGCGTGCTGAACCTGGGCTTCCCCGGCGGCCCGGTCATCGACCGGTACGCGAAGGAGGGCGACCCGCGGGCCATCGCCTTCCCGCGCGGCCTGACCGGCCCGCGCGACCCGGCGTACGACTTCTCCTTCTCGGGCCTGAAGACCGCCGTGGCCCGCTGGATCGAGGCCCGGCGCGCGGCCGGTGAGGACGTCCCGGTGCGTGATGTGGCCGCGTCCTTCCAGGAGGCCGTCGTCGACGTCCTCACCCGCAAGGCCGTCCGCGCCTGCAAGGACGAGGGGGTCGACCACCTGATGATCGGCGGCGGCGTGGCCGCCAACTCCCGGCTGCGCGCCCTCGCCCTGGAACGCTGCGAGGCGGCCGGCATCCGGCTGCGCGTGCCCCGCCCCAAGCTGTGCACGGACAACGGCGCGATGGTGGCCGCGCTCGGCGCCGAGATGGTCGCCCGCAACCGGGTCCCCTCCGCCTGGGACCTGTCGGCCGACTCCTCCCTGCCGGTGACCGAGCCGCACGTCCCGGGCCACGACCACGTGCACGAGGTCAGCAAGGAGAACCTGTACTCGTGA